The Bos indicus x Bos taurus breed Angus x Brahman F1 hybrid chromosome 11, Bos_hybrid_MaternalHap_v2.0, whole genome shotgun sequence sequence CGGCGCGGTTGGGTGGAGCGTGCAAAACGCACGGTGCAAAACGCACGGTGCCTTCCAGAGACGCGCTTTCTGGACTCGGTCTCAGCTTTGGCAGGTGGGGACCCGCAGCGAAACCCCAAACCCTCCTTGAGCGCTAGTCGCGACCTCAGCATATTCTAATTCCACTCCACCTTTTACGGACCGACCCAAGCCTCCTGGAGGCTTTACCTGGTGAAGAGAACGAGCAGCCACTGCAGCGCGGTGGAGAGAGTATCCTGGCTGGCGCCGAAGATGTCTGTGACCGTGGCCGGCACGTAGTCTACGTCCAGGCGCGGGCCACCATCGCCAGAGTCAGCCCCCGCCGAGTGGATGAAAGCGTCCATCATGTCGCGGGGGGCGGCCCCGGGCCGGAGGCTTTCGCGGTGCCTCAGGAACTTGTCTAGAACGAAGTTGCTGAAGTTGCGATTGAGCTGCTCGAATTCACGGAAGGCAGTGCGCACGGGGTTAGGGAAGCGCTGCAGCCAGGGCAGCACGTCCACCAGGCTGCCCGCGCCCACAGTGCGCCCAAACTCCTCGTTGTGGCTGAGCAATTCGAGGAACTCGGCGTCGTCGTGGCTGTAGCGGCAGCCGAAGCACAGAGCGCTCATGACGTTGGCCACGGCCACCAGGGTCAGTGGCCGCGGGTCTAGGAAGGCGCCGCCCGCGCTGCGGCGCACCAGCAGCTCTACCAACTCCCGCACCTCGCCTACCACGTGGCCCTCGAGGACCCGGCGGCCGCGCGGCTGGCGCGTGGAGAAGGCTCGCATCGTGCTGTGCGCCGCGCGCCGCTGCGCCTTCCAGCTCTCCGAGTACTGGCCGAAAGCCAGGCTGCGGCCACCGGACACCAAGCGGAAAGAGGCGAAAGGCGGCCGGTCGGCGAAGGCCGCGCTCTGGTGCACCAGCGCCTGGCGGATGGCGCGCTCGCCGTTCAGCACCACCACCCGGCAGCTGCCGAGATGGATCTGGAAGACGTCGCCGTAGCGCCGCGCCAGACGTGCGAACAAGAGGTGCGGCGCCGAGCCCATTGACGCCGCATTTCCGATCAGCGGCCAAGCAAAGGGACCGGGGGGCGCGGAGCCcggctgccgccgccgctgcctcAACAGCCACTGGCCCACGTGCACTGCGGCCAGCACCGAGAGCAGCAGAAGGAGCATGGTCTGCTGGACCGACAGAAGGGTCGGCGACAGGTGATCGTCCGTGCTGAGGCCAGTGGCCATGCTGGGGAGAGAAGGGCGAAGGCGTGACACTCAGGtaggcagagaaagaaagggcGCCCCAAGCTCCTATCCACCTGCCTCGGGCTACCGTGCACTGTTGGGTAGGCAGGAGGTAGCGCGTAGGTCAGATCAGGGCTAGCTCACTGAAGAAGCAGTTGAACACGCCTCTTGCCATCCCAAACCCATTGCCCAAAAGCGAGGGGAAGGGTCGTGTTTCCGCCTCTCTATGACCCGATTCCCCCGACCCCGCCTCAGCCGCGTAATGGTTCCTGCAATTCAAGGACAACACAGCGGGCATCAAGGTGTGGCGCTCAGTTCCCTCTAAATGCCTACCACCCCGGCCCCTGCGACCCCCGCCACTTCTGATGTGTGAGAACCCACGCATCACAAGAGGCCGCAGGAAGGCGGCTCAGCTGACACACTGACCTGCGAGGAGGCGCGGTTTCCAGCAGCGCCAGACGGCCGGCTGGGAGAACGGACTGGGGCCCTTGTGGGGTTCAAGACCGCAATCTCAATGTCTCCAGAAAATCAGAAGCCGACCCTGGACACCTGTTGCCAGCTCTGGGAACTTCAGCGCCCACTCTGGAGTCTCTAGGGGTCGTCAGAGCCGGGGGCGCTCGGTCTGGGATAGGGA is a genomic window containing:
- the LOC113901109 gene encoding cytochrome P450 1B1; this encodes MATGLSTDDHLSPTLLSVQQTMLLLLLSVLAAVHVGQWLLRQRRRQPGSAPPGPFAWPLIGNAASMGSAPHLLFARLARRYGDVFQIHLGSCRVVVLNGERAIRQALVHQSAAFADRPPFASFRLVSGGRSLAFGQYSESWKAQRRAAHSTMRAFSTRQPRGRRVLEGHVVGEVRELVELLVRRSAGGAFLDPRPLTLVAVANVMSALCFGCRYSHDDAEFLELLSHNEEFGRTVGAGSLVDVLPWLQRFPNPVRTAFREFEQLNRNFSNFVLDKFLRHRESLRPGAAPRDMMDAFIHSAGADSGDGGPRLDVDYVPATVTDIFGASQDTLSTALQWLLVLFTRYSEVQARVQAELDQVVGRHRLPTLEDQPRLPYVMAFLYEAMRFSSFVPVTIPHATTANASVLGYHIPKDTVVFVNQWSVNHDPVKWSNPEDFDPTRFLDKDGLINKDLTGSVMVFSVGKRRCIGEEISKMQLFLFISILAHQCNFKANPDEPSKMDFNYGLTIKPKSFKINVTLRESMELLDSAVQKLQVEKECQ